From the Streptomyces sp. KMM 9044 genome, one window contains:
- a CDS encoding GNAT family N-acetyltransferase, with product MPTPHPVSLPIRRLTLRDLSACADLSEDRGWPREEHKWRFLLSAGKGYGIDAPDGGLVTACVVTEYGPQEQPTLGAIGMVLVAERHARQGVGRRLMHHVISAMGSTPLTLHATSNGLPLYEELGFKVTGRAEMLHGHFVPGAGEPGAGMSTRTATAGDLPTLLRLDQDVFGADRTHIVARLPAFADQLRVAEKDGRIVGYAAAWPNMDTHVVGPLIARDTSAAKALIASLAAHTDRPLRTDIDVRHEELLTWAKEHGLGSITFNAVMTYGSTDLPGDWTRRFAPVTVAAG from the coding sequence GTGCCGACACCTCACCCTGTTTCTCTGCCCATCCGCCGCCTGACGCTCCGCGATCTCTCGGCCTGCGCCGACTTGTCCGAGGACCGGGGGTGGCCACGCGAAGAGCACAAGTGGAGATTCCTCCTCTCCGCCGGGAAGGGCTACGGCATCGACGCCCCCGACGGCGGGCTGGTCACCGCCTGCGTCGTCACCGAGTACGGACCCCAGGAACAGCCCACACTCGGCGCCATCGGCATGGTTCTGGTCGCGGAACGGCATGCCCGGCAGGGCGTCGGACGTCGGCTGATGCACCACGTGATCTCGGCGATGGGCTCCACGCCGCTGACACTGCACGCGACGTCGAACGGCCTCCCGCTCTATGAGGAGCTCGGTTTCAAGGTCACCGGCCGGGCGGAGATGCTCCACGGGCACTTCGTCCCGGGCGCGGGCGAACCGGGGGCCGGGATGTCCACTCGAACCGCGACCGCCGGGGACCTGCCCACCCTCCTGCGGCTCGACCAGGACGTGTTCGGAGCGGACCGCACACACATCGTCGCCCGGCTCCCCGCATTCGCCGACCAGCTGCGTGTGGCCGAGAAGGACGGCCGGATCGTCGGCTACGCCGCTGCGTGGCCCAACATGGACACTCATGTCGTGGGCCCCCTGATCGCCCGCGACACCTCTGCGGCCAAGGCGCTCATCGCCTCGCTCGCCGCCCACACCGACCGGCCGCTGCGCACCGACATCGACGTGCGGCACGAAGAGCTGCTTACCTGGGCGAAGGAGCACGGTCTGGGGTCCATCACCTTCAACGCGGTGATGACGTACGGGAGCACGGACCTGCCCGGCGACTGGACCAGACGGTTCGCCCCTGTGACCGTCGCGGCCGGCTGA
- a CDS encoding GlcG/HbpS family heme-binding protein, which produces MNTSTAVTPLTTADAEALVMAARQAAEVAGVAVSTTVLDAGGHLLAFRRDDRAALISGETSTRKAYTALQVNAPTAHLVDAVQPGGLFHTLPTALERPLLFIAGGVPVQRGGRPIGAIDVGGGTPEQNHSFATTAVEALA; this is translated from the coding sequence ATGAACACCAGCACAGCTGTCACCCCACTCACCACCGCCGACGCCGAAGCCCTCGTCATGGCCGCACGACAGGCCGCCGAGGTCGCCGGGGTCGCGGTCAGCACGACCGTCCTGGACGCGGGCGGGCATCTGCTCGCCTTCCGGCGGGACGACCGCGCCGCGCTGATCTCCGGCGAGACCAGCACCCGCAAGGCGTACACCGCTCTTCAGGTGAACGCGCCCACAGCCCACCTCGTCGACGCCGTACAGCCCGGAGGGCTCTTCCACACCCTGCCCACCGCACTGGAGCGGCCGTTGCTGTTCATCGCCGGGGGCGTGCCCGTCCAGCGTGGCGGCCGTCCGATCGGCGCGATCGACGTCGGCGGAGGCACGCCGGAGCAGAATCACTCCTTCGCCACGACCGCCGTGGAGGCTCTCGCCTGA
- a CDS encoding MarR family winged helix-turn-helix transcriptional regulator gives MTATDPALTALAQGWCALSLLHGRVEAHIERGLQARHDLSVREYFLLDVLSRQHDGDGGHLQMKQVADAVVLSQSATTRLVTRLEDRGLLERYLCPTDRRGIYTNVTPAGLALLEEARPTNDSALREALDAAAKNPDLAPLVRTVETLKASVAA, from the coding sequence ATGACAGCCACGGACCCCGCACTCACCGCCCTTGCGCAGGGTTGGTGCGCCCTCTCCCTGCTGCACGGGAGGGTCGAGGCCCACATCGAGCGGGGCCTCCAGGCCCGGCACGATCTGAGCGTGCGGGAGTACTTCCTGCTCGACGTGCTGAGCCGACAGCACGACGGCGACGGGGGGCATCTGCAGATGAAACAGGTAGCAGACGCGGTCGTGCTCAGCCAGAGCGCCACCACTCGCCTGGTGACCCGGCTCGAGGACCGTGGCCTGCTGGAACGCTACCTCTGCCCTACGGACCGGCGCGGCATCTACACCAACGTCACGCCCGCCGGCCTCGCCCTTCTTGAGGAGGCGCGGCCGACCAACGACTCCGCATTGCGCGAGGCGCTCGACGCAGCGGCGAAGAACCCCGACCTGGCCCCGCTGGTACGCACGGTGGAGACGCTGAAGGCGTCTGTAGCGGCATGA
- a CDS encoding helix-turn-helix domain-containing protein, whose translation MSEANAEALGHTRPELAQLAAQASKAPEILRPAFTGPGAWDRLREFAALSRYRTLKEAAEALGTHHTALITRVGRLCREIGHPLLIRATTASPMKLTPIGEAVVAAIHAAAEPGLVPPIM comes from the coding sequence ATATCCGAGGCAAACGCCGAGGCCCTGGGGCACACCCGCCCCGAACTCGCGCAGCTGGCAGCTCAGGCCAGCAAGGCACCGGAAATCCTCCGTCCTGCCTTCACGGGGCCAGGCGCATGGGACCGCCTCCGCGAGTTCGCTGCCCTGTCGCGCTACCGCACACTCAAGGAAGCCGCCGAAGCACTCGGAACCCATCACACGGCCCTGATCACGAGAGTCGGAAGACTGTGTCGCGAGATCGGACACCCACTCCTCATCCGTGCAACCACGGCGTCACCAATGAAATTGACCCCGATCGGCGAAGCCGTAGTCGCAGCGATCCATGCGGCGGCAGAACCAGGACTTGTCCCGCCGATCATGTGA
- a CDS encoding ISL3 family transposase: MLPHRATRPAPPRRPAPTPHLETARPPGPQGDSVYTVRKLLRRNKEDLTGEQLALLKVELEYMGTYGRQIYAAWQAKELLRDLLGLAVHRTHVTPDRSAISAARHRFNAHVADHAHLPELVTLAETVDQWWNGIEAYVLTGITNAASEGNNRVIKLDARCAFGYRNRANQRLRSLCATTRRARREGVPD, translated from the coding sequence CTGCTTCCACATCGTGCAACTCGCCCAGCGCCACCTCGCCGACCTGCGCCGACGCCTCACCTGGAAACAGCACGGCCGCCGGGCCCGCAAGGAGACAGCGTCTACACCGTCCGCAAACTCCTGCGCCGCAACAAGGAAGACCTCACCGGAGAACAACTCGCCCTGCTCAAGGTCGAGTTGGAGTACATGGGCACCTACGGCCGTCAGATCTACGCGGCCTGGCAGGCCAAGGAACTCCTGCGTGACCTCCTCGGCCTGGCCGTCCACCGCACCCACGTCACCCCCGACCGCTCCGCGATCTCCGCAGCCCGCCACCGCTTCAACGCCCACGTCGCCGACCACGCCCACCTGCCCGAACTCGTCACCCTCGCCGAAACCGTCGATCAGTGGTGGAACGGCATCGAGGCATACGTCCTGACCGGGATCACGAACGCCGCCAGCGAGGGCAACAACCGCGTCATCAAGCTCGACGCGCGATGCGCCTTCGGCTATCGCAACCGCGCCAACCAACGCCTACGGTCACTCTGCGCGACCACGAGACGAGCCCGCCGCGAGGGGGTCCCCGACTAA
- a CDS encoding TniQ family protein yields MSIPRTLPLRFEPLPGEALDSWFEALAHRLHTPLGELLPQLGLPRPEHRRRTQDIPTEWTVMLRPHETEAIAAVCRIAPDAIAAMTLAAYDGRAVFIDSDTRHVKRRLLWGRGRGSRYCPPCLAETGGRWRLEWRLGWSFACMRHHCLLQDACPACGRSQRDTPHPRLLAVHPGHCPHARPVDDPEPQRVRGHRRPRCGADLRDAPVLTLSEEHPTLAAQQHVFDLIASGTASFGTYANHPVPAASALADLRAIAGRALADTSARQLARRLPDDLLAAYRQARAQEPVPRGPALADARPGFMAPSQAAVAAAGVTAAVEILTAPDIRQAAERMRWLTTEARERDVTVTASTLSKWGSGTSPVLLATQLVSLEEDFRPSDRLRYRTAGPLASYPDRSGERVDKLARSTPGLLWPAWAARLSPGGTWDRFLRPAFSACVLITGIRIEIDTVAAELGKAIDPDNISRILQVLEDTPSWPQIAAALTRLADHLARNPPPIDYRHRRSLDYTGLLPDEQWEDICRATGAFRGSSNLVGEGRP; encoded by the coding sequence ATGAGCATTCCGCGCACTCTTCCCCTGCGCTTCGAGCCGCTGCCTGGGGAGGCGCTGGACTCGTGGTTCGAAGCGCTCGCACACCGCCTGCACACCCCGCTCGGCGAGCTGCTGCCGCAACTCGGCCTGCCGAGGCCCGAACACCGAAGGCGGACCCAGGACATCCCCACCGAGTGGACAGTGATGCTCAGGCCGCACGAGACCGAGGCGATCGCCGCAGTGTGTCGGATCGCCCCGGATGCCATCGCCGCGATGACGCTCGCCGCCTATGACGGACGGGCCGTGTTCATCGACTCAGACACCCGCCACGTCAAGCGCCGTCTGCTCTGGGGACGGGGCCGAGGCTCCCGATACTGCCCACCGTGCTTGGCCGAGACCGGTGGGCGCTGGCGGCTGGAGTGGCGCCTGGGCTGGTCGTTCGCCTGCATGCGGCACCACTGCCTCCTGCAGGATGCCTGCCCCGCTTGCGGACGATCACAGCGGGATACACCTCACCCCCGCCTCCTGGCAGTCCATCCAGGCCACTGCCCCCACGCACGGCCGGTGGACGACCCAGAGCCGCAACGAGTACGCGGACACCGCCGCCCGCGTTGCGGCGCCGACCTGCGCGACGCCCCGGTCCTCACGCTGTCCGAAGAGCACCCCACTCTGGCCGCCCAGCAGCACGTCTTCGACCTCATCGCCTCCGGCACCGCGTCCTTCGGCACCTACGCCAACCATCCGGTCCCGGCCGCATCAGCCCTGGCCGACCTGCGTGCGATCGCGGGACGGGCTCTGGCCGACACCAGTGCAAGGCAGTTGGCCCGACGCCTGCCCGACGATCTTCTTGCCGCCTACCGCCAAGCCCGCGCCCAAGAACCCGTCCCGCGCGGCCCCGCCCTGGCCGATGCCCGGCCAGGGTTCATGGCCCCCTCCCAGGCCGCGGTCGCCGCAGCCGGAGTCACCGCCGCCGTCGAGATCCTTACCGCACCCGATATCCGTCAGGCCGCCGAGCGGATGCGCTGGCTGACCACCGAGGCCCGCGAGCGTGACGTGACCGTGACCGCCAGCACCCTCAGCAAGTGGGGAAGCGGAACCAGCCCCGTCCTGCTCGCCACCCAACTCGTCTCCCTTGAGGAGGACTTCCGTCCCAGCGATCGTCTGCGCTACCGCACTGCCGGCCCGCTTGCCTCCTACCCGGACCGCTCGGGCGAGCGTGTCGACAAGCTCGCCCGCAGCACACCTGGCCTGCTCTGGCCGGCCTGGGCGGCTCGCCTATCGCCCGGAGGGACCTGGGATCGATTCCTGCGGCCGGCGTTCTCGGCCTGCGTGCTGATCACCGGCATCCGCATCGAGATCGACACCGTCGCCGCCGAGCTCGGCAAAGCCATCGACCCGGACAACATCAGCCGCATCCTCCAGGTTCTGGAGGACACCCCGAGCTGGCCGCAGATCGCAGCGGCGCTGACCCGGCTGGCCGACCACCTCGCGCGGAATCCACCCCCCATTGACTACCGGCACCGCCGCAGCCTCGACTACACCGGACTGCTGCCGGACGAGCAGTGGGAGGACATCTGTCGCGCCACCGGAGCCTTCCGCGGGTCTTCGAATTTAGTCGGGGAGGGCCGCCCGTGA
- a CDS encoding TniB family NTP-binding protein yields MPICRVGLTANTGMRDFNRGILEFYAHPGRFRGTAADFGYRALDCVLSSGAELVIIDDLHFLKFRDRNGAEISNHFKYIANEFPVTLLLIGVGLAKRGLFDEGEDFEDAAIAQTGRRTTRLGMKPFTIDTEKGRRDWRDLLLAIEQRVVLADKTPGMIADELSDYLFARSTGHIGSLMTVLNRGCQKAVRTGAERLDEELLNTVKNDAASERARRELEAAFASGRRTSRPRKRAA; encoded by the coding sequence ATGCCGATCTGCCGTGTCGGGCTCACCGCGAACACCGGGATGCGTGACTTCAACCGCGGCATCCTGGAGTTCTACGCTCACCCCGGCCGCTTCCGCGGCACCGCTGCCGACTTCGGCTACCGAGCCCTGGACTGCGTGCTCTCCAGCGGAGCGGAGCTTGTCATCATTGACGACCTGCACTTCCTGAAGTTCCGGGACCGAAATGGTGCCGAGATCAGCAACCACTTCAAGTACATCGCCAACGAGTTCCCCGTCACCCTGCTGCTGATCGGCGTCGGGCTGGCCAAGCGTGGGCTGTTCGACGAAGGAGAAGACTTCGAGGACGCGGCGATCGCCCAGACCGGACGCCGCACCACCCGGCTGGGCATGAAACCGTTCACCATCGACACCGAGAAGGGGCGTCGCGACTGGCGTGACCTGCTGCTGGCCATCGAACAGCGCGTCGTGCTGGCCGACAAGACTCCGGGGATGATCGCGGACGAGCTGTCCGACTACCTCTTCGCTCGCAGCACCGGACACATTGGCTCGCTCATGACCGTGCTCAACCGCGGCTGCCAGAAAGCCGTACGCACCGGCGCCGAGCGCCTGGACGAGGAGCTGCTGAACACCGTCAAGAATGACGCCGCTTCCGAGCGGGCCCGCCGGGAGCTGGAAGCGGCTTTCGCCAGCGGCCGGCGCACCAGCCGCCCCCGCAAGCGGGCGGCATGA
- a CDS encoding aminoglycoside phosphotransferase family protein, translated as MPVPPTSGRLQWTDVPTPLRARLEDALGAPVTDTVTPGGGFGHQLAAALTLADGRRAFVKAAPDDDPLTAANLHEAAVLASLPPGAPAPALLGIHRAAHWTAVVIAHLNGPHPDFSPDSGDAEQTWALLDKLTSSPAPASYAAAVNSTPSTTVALHGWNALLADPPADLAPAARDRLEQLAELEAAWPALAHGDRIVHGDLRADNMVRDHHLGVTFVDWAHATTGPACIDAASLAPQLILAGHTPADVARLLRDHPATASSPDTTTAFLVALTGHWHRNARKPVPPGAPGLRAYQHRAAAAGLSLLGYRLS; from the coding sequence ATGCCTGTACCGCCCACCAGCGGCCGCCTGCAATGGACCGACGTCCCCACCCCCCTGCGCGCCCGCCTCGAGGACGCCCTGGGCGCACCCGTCACCGACACGGTCACCCCCGGCGGTGGCTTCGGCCACCAGCTCGCCGCCGCGCTCACCCTGGCCGACGGCCGCCGGGCCTTCGTCAAAGCAGCCCCCGACGACGACCCGCTGACCGCCGCCAACCTCCATGAGGCCGCTGTCCTCGCCTCGCTGCCACCCGGCGCCCCGGCCCCGGCCCTGCTCGGCATCCACCGCGCCGCCCACTGGACCGCCGTCGTCATCGCCCACCTGAACGGCCCGCACCCCGACTTCTCCCCGGACTCCGGCGACGCCGAACAGACCTGGGCCCTGCTGGACAAGCTCACCTCCAGCCCCGCCCCGGCCTCCTACGCGGCAGCAGTGAACAGCACACCCTCCACCACGGTGGCCCTGCACGGCTGGAACGCCCTGCTCGCCGACCCGCCGGCCGACCTTGCCCCCGCCGCCCGCGACCGCCTGGAGCAGCTCGCCGAACTCGAGGCGGCCTGGCCCGCCCTCGCCCACGGCGACCGCATCGTCCACGGCGACCTGCGCGCCGACAACATGGTCCGCGACCACCACCTCGGAGTGACCTTCGTGGACTGGGCACACGCCACCACCGGCCCGGCCTGCATCGACGCCGCCTCCCTCGCCCCGCAGCTCATCCTCGCCGGACACACGCCCGCAGACGTCGCCCGCCTGCTCCGCGACCACCCCGCCACCGCCAGCAGCCCCGACACCACCACAGCGTTCCTCGTCGCACTCACCGGCCACTGGCACCGCAACGCCCGCAAGCCCGTACCCCCCGGCGCCCCAGGACTGCGCGCCTACCAGCACCGCGCTGCGGCCGCCGGCCTCTCGCTCCTTGGCTACCGCTTGAGTTGA